Genomic segment of Poecile atricapillus isolate bPoeAtr1 chromosome 8, bPoeAtr1.hap1, whole genome shotgun sequence:
cttttcagagTAATTCCAGGAGAAGCTGTAAGGCACAGCTTACCCCAGCAATTTCAGTGATTATCTTCTCTGTGATTTCCTTCCCACCCATTAGGCGAGTGGCACTTTGAAGAAAAGTAATTGCTTTTCTTAAGTCTCCTTCTGACACTTTCACCAGGTAAGATACTGCCTGAAAAATAACGTCAGGAGATACTAAGTTAAATGTTCACTGTTAATTAAAATCCAATACACTTTATCAGCAGTTACTTTAAAACACCAAGTGGTGCATAAAGCAGACTGTCAGAGCCAAGCACAATACACAAGTTACAAAACAACCTCTCTACTAACACAAATGTGTGCTGGCAGTTTGAGAAAGAAGCATGGTTTAATGCCAGTACACTCAGCAGAGAACAAAAAGCCCTACAGTTTGGCTTTAGTTTTCTCTGGTGGACACTTCTCTGGTTTTAGGATGacttaaaaatcatctcatcTATGGAATGAGAATAAATGagtttatgtattttatttcatacaATTGAGCAGCCTGGAAAAGTATGCTGACTTGGCTTCTTTTGCTGCCCTGCAATTATACACTGGATTAAGCAGTAAAATTACATGGCAACCACAAAGTTACCTCATTACTGATTTTCACATGTTCTTTCTCAGAAACATCCAACAGCCTCTGCTGTTGGATACTGTCAGACAAAGGCTTGAAGCGGAATTTGGAGCATCGAGATGTTAAAGGTTCAATTAttctgaaagaaaggaaggagagtGGTAAATTAATGTTGTGGTCAAGTTCTCACAGAAAAAGTTAACAGAGGCAGAAAAGGTTTAAAATACCTTAAGGTTTAAATAACCCTAAAACCACAatattgtaaaaattaaaagtgaaatCTAAGTATTGTTTCAGGCTTGCATGCACATAGTGACATCTCTATTAACTGAAAACTGTGAAAATTAGATATCAACTTTtaagcagggaaaaaataaaaaagagactACAGACCAGACAGCAAATCCAAACAAGCAACAAATTCCAGGTGTACCTGCTGATGTAGTTACAAATAAGACAGAAACGTGTTGTTTTAGATTCTTTCTCCATTGTGCGTCTTAAGGCTGCCTGGGCTGCTGAAGTCATAGAGTCTGCTTCATCCAGGATCACAATTTTAAAAGGAGGACACATTTTACCACTGAAAAATTAGAAATCTGTTATTCAGCAGACATGAAATGTCCAgaccaaggggaaaaaaataacagtgaaaaacataaacaaaaaaatcactgcaaatagcaaataatattttacttaaGCATGTATCCTTGATAAATAGAACAGATTCAGAGGTtcagtcttttaaaaattatttttagattaaAGACTAATATTTGTAATAAAGGCGGGGACTGAGTTCCCGTAGGAAGACCAACACTTGAATACTGCAACAGTCCTCTAAAATACATACTCTTACTGTAAGCTGCTTCTTTAACACTTCATGTAGCTCTTCTTTTTACAGGCTTCCTGATTCCCTAAATTCCCAAGAATACTCAACAGACTGATTTCAGTACACAATACCATTTTTTGCCAGGCTGTCTTGGCATGCAGTTTCTTCCTGGTACTTTCCACAGTCCATACACATGGCTTGACCTGCACTGGGATTCCCATCACCTAACACCAGAATCCTTTTAGAAACCAACATCCATATTGTAGAAATCCCTGCAGATTAGAAGGACTAGGGAAGTGACTTCTGGCACAATTTAcccaaagaaatttttctgtGGTAGTCAACATCTTCAAAGGCAGCAACATGTGCCCAAACCCAGAAGTCTTGACCTTGTGGAGTTTTTGCTGTCTGCCTCCAACGATAACAGCAACAGTAAAAATCCTCCTGGGTATTCAAACCCCCAATGTGAAATTCCATGAACTAAAAGCTCAGCCAAAGCACTGTGTGTTGCCAACTTCTGGGCAGTGCTGACCCATCATTTATATtagaaacaaaaacaaccacATGCTTTGTCCTAAGCAGGAGGGGTTTGATCCAGTACTTACTCTGAACGGCTTCCAGATGCCGTTAGCTGAGCAAAAGCCTTCACTTTTTCCCGAATCACTTGTATCCCACGCTCATCAGAAGCATTTAACTCAAGGACTCTTTGCCGGAATAAATCAGGCCTGCAAAATTTTTATTACAATACATTAGCTGCTAGCCCTTGTAATGATATGTCATAAAATATAACAACAACCCTTCTGGCTGTTTTGAATGGCAGGGATTATTTTTATCAGCATTACTAAATAACATTGTTAAAAGATAGTTGAGATCATAAAATGTTAAGTATGAATTTCCATTAGCTATTTTTAGAATCTCCTCCCAGGCTACAGAAAACAATGAAGTATAAAATTACATCAGTTaaccaggaaaaagaaagtagGAAGTTGGCTTTGTATGCTCAGAGCACTGTATTATATGCCTTTTTACTGATATCCTGTGAGCAATGTAAAATAACAAGTAAAATGCCACAACAGGATCACTAGAATGAAATATCCAGAAAGTATAAGACATGCAGTATTTAGCTGCAGAACTATactccatttaaaaaaacaagaaacaagcCAACAATTAATACACTGGATTTTAAATCCTAGTAATGAAAATGGACTCGCAATGTGGAGTGGTCTTCCTGCTACTTAAGTAGATGTGGTTCTCTCAAAAAAAACAGTGAGTCAAAGATTAAAGATTTCAAATGGAATGAGGGAGGTATTGAATTCAGCATTACATTTGATCATAACATCAAACCACCTCCTCATCCATTTTTTGCTCATAGATCACTGAGTTCACTGCTCAAAAACTCCCAAGTGTTAAAAGAGAGTTAATGGACGTATACATCCTGAATTTCAGTCTGAGTTCCAATACTACTTTCCATACACAATTCAATGGTGCATAACAGGGAGATTACAAGTCAGACATTTTATGAAGCACTTTGAGATCTATGTGTAGCTAACAACTTACTAAGTAAACCATAAACACTGAAATTCCTTTACAAGGTTCAGCAAGGCACATGCAAACCATATTCTTTCCATACTCTTTGTTAAGTGGTTACATGGCTGCCAAGCTGAAGTCTATACCAGCAACAGGAATCAGTGACTTGTTACAGGACAAGTGAGAAAGAAATCTTATATTAGAACTGAATAAGAATATGAAGATATTCCTGAAAAAATGCTGGGAACTACCTAAGAGGAGGCAATGACCAGAGGCACTTCATCACATGATTAGGAGACATGTGGCAGTTGATTACACTGAAGCAACTTGATTCCAGCTTACCCAAACAGTTCTCTTGCAGCTGCTAAAATAGTGGAAGTCTTTCCAGTTCCAGGTGGGCCATAGAACAACAGATTGGGAAGCTGAAACAGCAAGGCATCATTTgtaagaaaagcaaattaaaaaaatatccactAACAGGAAAACCTACTGACAATATGAGCAGCTAACAGAGCAGAAACTGTCTATTCCTCACAGTAAATAATGACAAGTTTTTCACTTCTAGGCCTCAAAAGGAGGCCAACAGCTGCTGTTTATAGCACAGCAGGAACAAGTGGTCTTTGGTGGCACCATCCCATGTTCTATTCAAACTGATATTCcattctatatttatttttatatattcacTCCAGGGCATGTCTGAGATCACTAAAGCCTACAGAGGTTACTGTTCTGATTGCAGCGACACCCAGATTTATCCAAGAATGGCCTTAAACAGCACAGGTAATACCAGCAGTGCAGATGAAACCATCCTTTGCTTTCTCAGCTCCCCAGCCTGCCTTGTCCAGCCACGCTGAGGATTCTGTGCTGCCACCAACTGCACTGCAGTGAGCACAGGGCAGCTCGGGAACGCCGGGCTGCAGCGAGGCCAGAGCGGACACAGCCCAACAGCGACCACAGGGACAGTGCCAACAACTCACTgcactgcacagccctggcaaATTCCTGCAGCCATCCAAGGAGTTTTCAAGGGAGACCACtagcattttttaaagaaattagcttaaatgatctttaaaataatttaattaatgacCTCAGCATGAAAAATACAACTGCATCAAGGAAATATGCTGACACAGGAAgatcagagcagcacagcaaagaCTGCAGCAGTAATTTTAAGATGACATTTAGcagcacaaagcaaaaaaaaaatctctcaatTTGAGAACATAACTAAGTATCTGCTAGATATCTGACCTTCATTAGATGGAATAGAACAtaagctggttttgttttgtctgtcAGAGGAGGAGTATAAGCCTGCGTAACATGGTGGTCCTAACAGTGCACTTTTAATACAGATGTAAATTATTAATACTAACTGGTAATGAGCTGCACTCAGTTCAGGTCATCCTTAGACAAGGATGATGAATTCAAACTGGGAAAAGTGATTAAAGAAGTGAAAAACCTATCTTATGAGAAGTGACTTTTTGAAGAGTTTGATTTAGTTAGCTCAGCAAAACAAAAGCTAAGAGGGAATATGACTTTATCTTCATGAATCTGCCTGAGCAACACAAAGAACAAAGCTGGTATAAACAAAATTTGTATAAGCCATGACATAATTTTGGCTGAAATCAAGAAGATTCCCAGCTGACATAGGAGTCATAGTTTTCTATATTACTATTTCAAGCAAtcactttataaactatcaCTGTAAAACTGTTGTCTTTGACAATAGGGCATGTTCCACTTCTACATTCTTAAAACAAGAATCCAAAAGTTCCCTCTAACCAATAGCAAAAAGACAAACCTCTCAGACTGACTTGATTTCTAGCCCTTAATAAGCATTCTATTTTTAAAGAGTCAACTAAAATTAGTTTAGAGAATTCTATCCTGAATATAGCATGTAATGCAGACAGAATGGGAACAGCAAAACCAGccaaagagcagagaaaaatgCAGGCATACACAACCCATaagcagaaaattaaacagAGACAATCAGTTGGGTAACAAACATCCCATTTTAACAACTAAGATAAGACATAGAGCACAAACTCAACTGTGCGTGAACCCTAAAAGTAGAGATAGAAGAATTTCAATCTTCAATCAATTTCTAGTAAATAAATGAATTTCAAGTTTTGCCTGCTCTTTCTGCCAATAAACTGTTGCTTGCTTCCCTAGTTACTAATAAGCAAACAGCATCCCCTACTAGTAAACACCTTTTCAAGTTTAGATATCACAATAGTATTATCCCTCTCTGTCTTTTATGACAGCTCCACAGAGATGAGGTGTACTAAATGACAGCTGAAAATTCACCAATCTCTGTGCTAGGCTGGCACACTGCAAGGGTAGATGTTTGTGAGGAGATTCATAATTTCATGCCTCTGTGCTAATTCACATACTACTGTCCTCAAAAAAAGCACAAGCAGATAAAAGGTTTTAATTAGAATCTGTTTCCTAATTCCATTACACCCCAACTTTATCACTGTTTCTGTTTCAACCTCATTTTTGCTTGCTTCTCACTGAAATATTTACACCACTTTTCAGCAAGCACAACCTAATCCTTTATGTAACTGtgtcagtatttttaaataaactgcaACCTGATCTGGTTATCCATTTTTCCATGCTTGCAAGGAGTAAGCAGGATACCTGCAGGCATCACTCTGCTCATGGGAAAGCTACCTCATATAGCGTAAATCTCAGATGCTTTTCCAGAAGTTTTAGTACAAGTAAAGATGTAAATTGCAATGATAATCCTACACTCTCTTTTCAGTTATTACGGTATCATGAAGCAAATGAAAACTAAAGAATACCATGactgttttcaggttttttgccaaaaaccaacaacaaatcAACGCTCCTGGCAGACAGAAATCAATTTCTCCAGTTCAAACCCGCTTAGACTCTGCTGTGGCCAGCTTATAATAGGACAATGTGTGCACTTACAGATGAAGGTATATTGGCTATAGGGAGTCACAACTTCTGTATTAGTTATAGGCAGTTACAACTCCTGCTCCATTTAGCAGGTCCCAAATCAAGGCCCACAAATACAGGCCAATCAACAAAGGACTGACTCTCCATTTCCAACACTGTGGTTTAAATAAAGCATATTACTCAAACCTGCAGCATTGTCACAGCTGTTTCTTAGatctcaccaaatctccaaaCTCAGTAAGAACCTCTGCAGTAATGTGTACTTACTGAAGTACATGCTGGCCATCTCAGAGTTTCAATTCACTTTTGCCTTCTTGACAGAATGAGTCTTTCAAGAAACTAGTAACAATgtctaaattttaaaagaacccaaatattttatttttgtatgatTTTATTCTCAACTGCCTTGCTGAGTTTGGACAGCTATGGCAAAATACAGAGCCTATAACCATAAACAGGAATTATAATTTGTCTTTTCAACTCAGAAGGCCAAAAGTCAACACAAGTGCACAAGGCTCAGAATCCAAAAAACACTGCTGATCCACAAGCTGTAGGGTTTTAAATAACTGTTGCTCAAAATAGAACTTCCCAACCCATCACCTAAGCAATGTTACACAACTGATATGTCCAGACAGAATAGGTGGCAGCAGCTCATTTCTCCTTTGCTGTTAACAGTTCCTTCCTGATTACCTCAACTCTATAAATACTGTAATCCAGCAGCATTGCTGAAACACAGATTTCTGGGGTCAACACTACCTGAAAAGGTCACATTACAAGAATATTCTCAAAGCAAACTGAACGTGGAGAAAAGAACTAGAGAAAGAAGTGCAACTCTTTCGCAGTTGTGTTGTACCAGTTTGATTTTGGCTTCATATGCTCAAACAAATGAGGCACATCTGCTTCTGCAAGCTTTGattaaagtattatttttcagagagaaatgcaCTCATATCACTGCAGAGCAAACCAAAGCTGCAGCCCATGAAAACAGACAGCTCTTGAAGCATAAGTGTGATTGTCCTAGGTGAGGAGGTAAAAAAGTCACAGTATGTACAAAAGAAGGAATTGTTCATATTTGGAAAAAAGCACAGCCATCTCTTGGCTGTGTCCTTTATTTCTCCCTTCATCCCCTTCACCTCTACATCAGCTGCTTTGGAAGAACTAGCCATCAAACATAACAAATATTTACTAAGTTTTTATCCAAGAGTAAATGCAAGAGTAAATAACTGCAACTACAAATGCTCTGCTCGTCCACACTCTTGGCTCATGCAAGACCCTGTAACTGCCATACTTAGCTTTTTAAAGCCAAAGAGACTTACTTGGAAACTTTAACCTAAAAAGTTTGGGAATCACTATCCAAGCAGTAGACCTGGCACTTATAAATTTCTCTCATTAGCCAAAATTTTTAGTGTTTAGCAGTTTCACAGAAGCACTGACAGATCACTAGAATTGCTTAGGAGTGACTGGCAAGTCAGACTTGTCTATGAAAGAAAAACCTTCTCCTCTAGTCTTAAACATGAATGGCACAAGTATTAGTGGAGTAGCAGTGTGGAGACAACAAAAGCTTTTCTGGGTTTGAAACTACTAACAAGAAGTTTGCCATTTGAGCTTTtccaaaaaaactccaaactgCATAATGGAACTGACAATTCCACCATGTCTAAAGGACTAGAAATATAAAAAGCTTTACCCATGTATCACAACAGCATTTATCACGAGGAAGTCACTTAGCCTGTTCATGAAGGACCACTGTAAAAACAATCACTGCTGAgttggaaaagagaaattttcaaTGCCACTGACACAAGTGTCTATCTAAAAATGCTGATTGGTAGATGTTGTCATTACACTCACATCAGCACCTTCCAGGGACTTCTTCAGCACAGCTACAACTTCATCCTGGAAGGCGACTTCATCCACATTTTTGGGACGACtaaataaaaagacattaaataaaatgtattagCTAACAAAGTTTTATAGGAAAGCTGAAATTGAGAAAAGTATTTGCCCTTTTGATTACATCAGATACTGAAGAATCACATTGAACTTTGTAGTTTAAGTCAAAATCACAACAGGAAGTCTAATGCCTCTGGTCTGTATTACTGAATACTGCCTCTGGTCTAATTACTGAATTACTGAGGTAATATGTATTACCTCAGGAAGCtgcttgtttctttctgttgtaAACACCTGTCTgagatgtttttaaaagcagaactGCAATATTTTACCACTTTGTGATAAAGGCTTCTCAAAAAAACAAAGTATTAAATGTACTCATGCACCAAAACACAGTGATGAAACAGAACTGCTTGACATGGCCAAGATTTTCTGCTCAATAGCAGCCACAATAGACACTTACAATGTCTCACAGTCCTGGAGTTCCCCCATAACAGGGAAAGCTAAGCTTTTCTCCCTGGTGGGGACACCCACACCTGCGGTCCCCTTTTGCTATGCACCAACGACTTCTCTATATCCCCTAGAGCCAACCTCCGCTCTCATGGCCAGTACCCCCACTGCCCCAGAGCCTCCCTTACTATTTCTCCACCCAGGGGATGGGTTTGGTCCTCTTGCCCTCCCCGCTGCTCCCGGCCGCGCTCTTTTCCTTGGCAGCGACGGGCTTGGTGCTGATAGAGGCCGGGCCCTTGAGGAAGGCCTGCATGGCTGTGCCGGGCTGTGTCGGGCCCCAGACCCCCCCTCAGGCCCCGCCGGCCCTTCCCGCCAACCCGGCCGCGCACGGGGGCGGGGCCACTTCCGCCCGCTGAGAGCCAATCACAGAGTGCGGCGCCGCCGGGGAGGGGCCGGGTGTGACGTCACGCTGCTCGCGCCCCGGTACCTAAAGGGGCGGGGTGAGGGGGCAGCGCGCGCTGAGGGCGCCAAGCGGGCGGTTCCTCAGGGCGGCCGCGCGCGCGCCGCCTCACAAATGTGCCAGCCTCCAACCCCCCCAAATGCGCCCCCCGAATGtgaaacacagaacaaaaagaTCCCCCCAAAATAACAAGCGCTGCACGAGACCAAACGGAGGAGGGACTTCTCTGTGCAGTGAGACTTGCTGCAGAGTCCTGAGGCAGGGCCTGCTCCCTTACCCTGCTCCGTTCCCCTTTGGGCACGAAGTGAAATGAAACCCAGGAGAGCCCGAGGCTGGCCGGGGCCTGTCCTGGGACAgacattttctcctttatgGGCTTTTATTGGTGCTCAAACCTGCTCCGGCCTGGCTGCTACCGTGCGAGCAGCTCCCCCCGGTGTGCAGGCTCAGGGTTATTGGTGCTGGAGTGAAGCGTAAGTGAATCCTCTGGGTTTTCCCGTTGTTTCCAATGACATCCATCACAGCTAAGCCAGGGTAAAAGTAAACTCAGGAGTGTGATTGATGTGACAGATCCCTTTAAATGACGCAAAAACATCCTAGTAGATGTGGCAGTCGTGATGAACGCCCACATTTCCATGTGCTGGGTGGCTGTAGCTTACTCTTCCAATTACACACCAGCTTTGTGGGTAAAAAAATGGAAGTATTTCTGCTACCAGCAGCTGGGTGTTTTGTGGCTGCAGATGTTCTGCTTTACTGTTTTCCCTTGGCTACTCCTGGGCACGAGACACAGAAAGAATAGCCCGGGAAGCTGCAGTAGTGATCGCCCAGAAAAGACCCTGTGGAAGTGAAAAGAGACTGGAAATGGTCTCTATGGCAACAGAAGAACAGTCTTTGGAAAAGGAGCTGTAGGAAAAAATGTAGGCTGAAAATACATAACTCTGTCAGTGAGTCAAACCTGTAATTCTTGTCTGggcaattttaaataaattgtttCCTCTCATCTGGCATTCTATTGAAGAATGAAATCCAGATTGTAGTCTTAGCAAGAAATGCCCACACTTATAATTACTGAAGTTGTTTTGTTCTAGATGAAAATGCAATGATTTCCCCCCCGCCCTGCACTGTGATTATATTTGGTACTTCCAAGTCATGGTAACAAATGATTTCTGAAATCAGTTTCCTTCTGCAACTGTATAAAGCTTTGCTGTCTTTTTGAAGCTTTGTTCTATTTGTTGGTCTCTTTCAATCCACTTTCCTTAATGGAGCCACCTCAAATGTACCTTGCATTTCAGCATTTTGTCAGCTCTGGATGAGCCTGAGGTTCAATTCAGCAGTGGAATTTCCCTTCTGCTACATTAACTGAACTTCACAACACAGCTTTCAGTTTCATTACCTTAAGAAAGGTTTAAAATTCCAGAAAGGAATAATGAAGCCCAAGCTTCTCTCTCTTGctccctggggtttttttctctccctcctaTATATAAGGACTGAAAATTATGCTTCCTCTATTCTGTTCAATTGCCTTCACTCACCATCTTAGGGTCCAACAGATCAAACTCAGTTACCATGCCCACTCATTTGCTTCTATCTAGCATTTTCCATGGGAAAGACTGTGTTTTACACCAGCCTAGTCGGTGCTCCT
This window contains:
- the RFC4 gene encoding replication factor C subunit 4; translated protein: MQAFLKGPASISTKPVAAKEKSAAGSSGEGKRTKPIPWVEKYRPKNVDEVAFQDEVVAVLKKSLEGADLPNLLFYGPPGTGKTSTILAAARELFGPDLFRQRVLELNASDERGIQVIREKVKAFAQLTASGSRSDGKMCPPFKIVILDEADSMTSAAQAALRRTMEKESKTTRFCLICNYISRIIEPLTSRCSKFRFKPLSDSIQQQRLLDVSEKEHVKISNEAVSYLVKVSEGDLRKAITFLQSATRLMGGKEITEKIITEIAGVIPKETIDELLLGCQSGSFEKLETLSKNLINEGFAVAQLVNQLHDTIVESEDYSDKQKSAIVEKLAEVDKCLADGADEFLQLMSLCALVMQQLTQNT